A genomic segment from Nitrospirota bacterium encodes:
- the glnD gene encoding [protein-PII] uridylyltransferase gives MIKLIDQETVAAVRHDAGRLRELVAEQRARLREDHERRRCGPDTVAGLSALMDAVVTSLYRGVVAPSEVDRPGSGCAVVAVGGYGRGELFPASDVDVMFLFDPPAHGEGLAVSKGVLHALWDLGYAVGHSVRRIRDCLDLSRGDATIRTALLEARWLAGDRRLFEEFEAAFASQLRKDLRPYIAQKLAEREAGYERYGSTVYLLEPDLKKSKGGLRDLHYIGWLARAVYGASSWQELVQAGVLTDAEHRDLVEARDFLWVVRNEMHFYAGKAGDVLTFDEQVRLAGFFGFEDGPQLLGVERFMQQYYRLSTSLHQTSNRFLRRLQRPTRWRRLVTAVTAREIQDRFVVTRNAVLLPERRREALAADPDTVIGLFAVAQEHGRPIAESTLDAVYRAASDHPEHAYAAPAIQRRVFSLFRAPGIGRTLEAMHRVGILERVLPEFASARGLMQFNQYHKFTVDVHSLRAVQAACALAESDGALAAVYRDIHRKDLLHLALLLHDIGKGKGGDHSQIGEDIAVRVADRLAFNAHEREVVTFLVRHHLLMSHIAFRRDLSDDKVLVRFARQVGQPELLQMFLVFTYADITAVGPGTWTAWKHDLLHELYSRAMDALAGGRVAGDASARRRAEAAVRDLVGDRLPALWLHGQFEAMPDRYFLVTPPEQIVRHLELVYRLPPDGVLVDTRWDADQQATELTVATFDSIIPGLFSKLAGTLAALGLQILGAQVFTRLDGVVVDTFRFQDPDYAGEPPSRRVNELKRTLGAVVMGKQRVEELFTRGTRLPRVRLLPHGTEPTQVEIDNETSDGFTIIDVFATDVQGLLYVITRTLFELGLSIHSSKIATRIDQIVDVFYVQDPGGGKIVDSERLAHIKRTLTQAVDAYVAAAAAGRGRPVAEGAAT, from the coding sequence ATGATCAAACTCATCGATCAGGAAACCGTGGCGGCGGTTCGGCACGACGCTGGGCGGTTGCGCGAGCTCGTTGCAGAACAACGCGCGCGGCTTCGCGAAGATCACGAGCGTCGCCGGTGCGGGCCGGACACGGTCGCGGGCCTTTCCGCCCTCATGGACGCGGTGGTGACGTCGCTCTATCGGGGGGTGGTGGCGCCGTCGGAGGTGGACCGCCCGGGTTCCGGGTGCGCGGTGGTTGCGGTCGGGGGGTACGGACGCGGAGAACTCTTTCCCGCGTCCGATGTCGACGTGATGTTCCTCTTCGACCCGCCCGCCCACGGCGAAGGTCTGGCGGTCAGTAAAGGCGTTCTCCACGCGTTGTGGGATCTGGGGTACGCCGTCGGACACAGCGTCCGCCGTATCCGTGACTGCCTGGACCTGAGTCGTGGTGACGCGACGATCCGCACGGCGCTCCTCGAAGCCCGCTGGTTGGCAGGCGACCGGCGGCTCTTCGAAGAGTTCGAGGCCGCGTTTGCCTCACAACTGCGGAAGGACCTCCGCCCCTACATCGCGCAGAAATTGGCCGAGCGCGAAGCAGGGTACGAACGATACGGCTCGACCGTGTACCTGCTGGAGCCTGATCTCAAAAAGAGCAAAGGCGGGTTGCGCGACCTGCACTACATCGGCTGGTTGGCGCGCGCGGTCTACGGCGCGTCGTCGTGGCAGGAATTGGTCCAGGCGGGGGTGCTGACCGACGCGGAGCACCGCGACCTGGTCGAGGCCCGGGATTTCCTGTGGGTCGTCCGCAACGAGATGCATTTTTACGCGGGCAAAGCCGGTGACGTGTTGACGTTCGACGAACAGGTCCGGTTGGCCGGATTCTTCGGGTTCGAGGACGGTCCGCAGCTGCTCGGGGTCGAACGGTTCATGCAGCAGTACTATCGCTTATCCACCTCCTTACACCAAACCAGCAACCGCTTCCTCCGTCGGTTGCAGCGCCCCACGCGCTGGCGCCGGCTGGTCACCGCGGTGACCGCGCGGGAAATTCAGGACCGGTTTGTGGTCACGCGAAACGCGGTGTTGTTGCCGGAACGACGCCGGGAGGCGCTGGCGGCGGACCCCGACACGGTGATCGGGCTGTTCGCCGTGGCCCAGGAACACGGGCGGCCGATCGCGGAGTCCACGCTGGACGCGGTGTATCGCGCGGCGTCCGACCATCCCGAGCACGCGTACGCCGCCCCCGCGATCCAGCGGCGCGTGTTTTCGTTGTTTCGGGCGCCCGGCATCGGCCGGACGCTGGAGGCGATGCACCGGGTCGGCATCCTGGAGCGGGTCTTGCCCGAGTTTGCCTCTGCTCGGGGTCTGATGCAGTTTAACCAATATCACAAGTTTACCGTTGATGTGCACAGCCTGCGCGCGGTCCAGGCCGCGTGTGCGCTCGCGGAGAGCGACGGGGCCCTCGCAGCGGTCTACCGCGATATTCACCGAAAGGACCTGCTCCACCTCGCCCTTCTGCTGCACGACATCGGGAAGGGCAAAGGCGGGGATCACAGTCAGATCGGGGAGGACATCGCGGTGCGCGTTGCGGACCGCCTGGCGTTCAACGCGCACGAGCGGGAGGTGGTGACTTTTTTGGTCCGGCATCACCTGCTGATGTCGCACATCGCGTTTCGGCGAGACCTCAGCGACGACAAAGTGCTGGTGCGATTTGCCCGACAGGTGGGCCAGCCCGAGCTGCTCCAGATGTTTCTCGTGTTTACCTACGCCGATATCACGGCGGTCGGCCCCGGGACGTGGACCGCGTGGAAGCACGACCTGCTGCACGAACTGTACTCCCGGGCCATGGACGCGCTGGCGGGCGGTCGCGTGGCCGGCGACGCCTCGGCGCGGCGACGCGCCGAAGCCGCCGTGCGTGATCTGGTCGGAGACCGGCTGCCCGCGTTGTGGCTCCACGGGCAGTTCGAAGCCATGCCGGACCGCTATTTTCTGGTGACGCCGCCGGAGCAGATCGTCCGGCATCTGGAGTTGGTGTATCGCCTTCCGCCGGACGGGGTGCTCGTCGATACCCGCTGGGACGCCGATCAACAGGCCACCGAGTTGACCGTGGCCACGTTCGACTCGATCATCCCAGGCCTCTTCTCCAAATTGGCGGGAACGTTGGCGGCCTTGGGGCTTCAGATCCTGGGCGCCCAAGTGTTTACCCGGCTGGACGGCGTGGTCGTGGATACGTTTCGGTTCCAAGATCCGGACTACGCGGGAGAACCGCCGTCCCGCCGCGTCAACGAGCTCAAGCGCACGCTCGGCGCCGTGGTGATGGGGAAGCAGCGGGTGGAGGAGTTATTCACGCGGGGGACCCGTCTGCCGCGCGTCCGGCTGCTGCCGCACGGGACCGAGCCCACGCAGGTGGAGATCGACAACGAGACCTCGGACGGGTTTACCATCATCGACGTGTTTGCGACCGACGTCCAGGGGTTGCTGTACGTGATCACGCGCACGTTGTTCGAGCTCGGGCTCTCCATCCATTCATCGAAGATCGCCACCCGCATCGACCAGATCGTGGACGTGTTCTACGTCCAGGACCCTGGAGGCGGGAAAATCGTGGACAGCGAGCGCCTCGCCCACATCAAGCGCACTCTGACCCAAGCCGTGGATGCCTACGTGGCGGCCGCGGCGGCCGGTCGAGGCCGACCGGTCGCCGAAGGGGCCGCGACGTAA
- a CDS encoding PilZ domain-containing protein: MITEKRTARRVTLTGTTLVIPGSGGRALTAVVTNVSSTGAGLRVPEAIPPNEAVTVTMAFLDQAGTPTQEKLSGMVAWLAPSPRGFLVGLTWSHPIDPDTHPALAAYVAPPPPTTPTRPAAQPAKRRSARTARSRR; the protein is encoded by the coding sequence ATGATTACGGAAAAACGAACGGCGCGTCGCGTCACGCTTACGGGCACGACGCTGGTTATCCCGGGGTCGGGAGGCCGCGCGTTGACGGCGGTGGTCACCAACGTGAGCTCGACGGGCGCCGGGTTGCGGGTACCGGAGGCCATCCCGCCGAACGAGGCGGTCACCGTCACGATGGCGTTTCTCGATCAGGCGGGGACCCCGACCCAGGAAAAGCTGTCGGGGATGGTCGCGTGGCTGGCGCCGTCACCGCGAGGGTTCCTGGTGGGATTGACGTGGAGTCACCCCATCGATCCTGACACGCACCCTGCGCTGGCCGCCTACGTGGCGCCTCCGCCGCCGACCACGCCGACGCGCCCGGCCGCTCAGCCGGCCAAACGGCGATCGGCGCGGACCGCACGGTCTCGGCGCTGA
- a CDS encoding c-type cytochrome — translation MSKAVYQLFVVFVVFSAVIYLLLLIGPDQPASRPGERDITIPRAPAEAKNLVNPIPVSDQVLLEGERIYQTKGTCFTCHGTTGRGDGPAGLELNPKPRNFTNPQFHELRTDGEMFWVIRNGSPGTRMFSYSPSVITEEEAWKVILFIRTLPTKSVG, via the coding sequence GTGTCCAAGGCCGTGTACCAACTATTCGTGGTCTTCGTCGTCTTTTCCGCGGTCATCTACCTGTTGTTGTTGATCGGACCGGACCAGCCGGCGTCACGCCCCGGTGAGCGCGACATCACCATCCCACGCGCGCCGGCCGAAGCCAAGAACCTGGTGAATCCCATCCCCGTCAGCGACCAGGTCCTGCTCGAAGGAGAGCGGATCTACCAGACCAAAGGCACGTGCTTCACCTGTCACGGGACAACGGGCCGCGGCGATGGGCCAGCCGGTTTGGAACTCAACCCCAAACCGCGCAATTTCACCAATCCCCAGTTCCACGAACTCCGCACCGACGGGGAAATGTTCTGGGTCATCCGCAACGGAAGCCCGGGCACGCGCATGTTCTCCTACTCCCCATCGGTGATCACCGAGGAAGAGGCGTGGAAGGTCATCCTGTTCATCCGAACGCTCCCTACTAAGAGCGTGGGATAG